Part of the Sphingobium lignivorans genome is shown below.
CGATGATCGTGAGTTTCATGATGCCGCCCTCGTCGCCGCGATCATAGTCGATGATCTTGCCCACCGCGTCCTGCGGGCTGGTGTAGCCGAGGCGACGCACGCCGGATTCGTTGAGGACGATATTGGCGCCGCGTGCCCCCATGGCCCGCGCCGCTTCGGGATCGGGCACGGCCGGCTCGGTCGCGTCGTCCGCAGGACGATTGCGATCGAAAATGCGGCCCGCGACCGTCCGGATCTGCATGGTCGGAAAATAGTCCGCGTCGATCGCATAGATGCCGATCTGGACCGGCTCGGGCTGACCCGGCACGCCCACCACGGTGCTGGAGGTGTTGCCGGTGTTGACGCCGATCCCCGTGCGCGCCGCCGCGGTCACGCCGGGCACCTTGCGAATCTGCTGGATCAGCGCTTCCTCGCGGCCCTGCAGGCTGGTCGCGCCGATGCCGTTCACCTGCAGCAGCCCGTCCCGCTTGAAACCGGGGTCAGCGGAGCGGGCATAGAGCGTCTGACCATAGACGATGGCGGTGCAGGCCATCAGCCCGATTGAAACCGCGAACTGGACCACGACCAATATGCCGCGCAGCCGCCCCGATCCTTCCGCCTCCGATGCCGACTTGTTGGCCTTGAGCACGCGCGCCGGCTGGAAGCGCGAGAGATACAGCCCGGGATAGAGGCCGCCGGCCGCGCCGACCAGCAGCACCAGCGCCAGGATCGGCAGCAGGAGACCGCCGTGCCCGAAATAGTGCAGCGCTATGTCCGCATCGAGAAAATGCGCGAACCAGGGCACCGCGATCTCGGCCAGCGCCAGCGCGACCAGCGTGGCGATGGCAGTGAGCAGGATGGATTCGCCCAGAAACTGCATGATCAGCTGCTTGCGCGTGGCGCCCAGCACCTTGCGCAGCGCCACCTCACGCGCCCGCTGCCCGGCCCGGGCGGTAGCGAGATTGGTGAAGTTCATGCAGGCCATTGCCAGGATCAGCACGGCAATCACGGAAAAGGTAACGATCGAGGTCCGGTCGTTGCCCGGCGTCATGTCCGAGTTCTGCGCCTTGCCCAGATGCACGTCGCGCACATTCACCAGCGCATAGGTCCGTCCGTCGCCCTCGTTGCTGCGCTGGCCGTTGGTCGTGCTGTCGGGGATGTTGCGCTTCTTCCAGGCGTCGAACTGGCTATTGACCGTCGCCACGTCCACGCCGGGCTTCAGCTTTACATAGACCCAGCCGGCGGTCCATCCCCAGCTCTCCAGGAACGCCTCATTATGGCCCTGAGCATAAAGGCTGGGCATGTCGGCGCGCAGCAGCATGCCGAACGCCATATGCGTGTTCTTGGGCAGATCCTTGAAGACCCCCGTGACGCGATAGTCCGCCTTCACGCCCATGATGATCGTGGTGAGCGTGCGGCCGACCGCATTGGTCGTGCCGAAGAAGCGGATCGCCTGCTTCTCGCTCAGGATCGCCGAGCCGGGATTGGCCAGCGCCCGGTCATTGCCGTGGAGCATCGGCAGCGCCACCACATCGAGGAAGCGGCTGTCGACCAGTTGCGCGTCCTCGGGCGTGTAGGCCTGCCCATCCTTGAGGACGGTGATCCCGACGCCGCCGCCCACATAGGTCGCCGCCTCGATCTGCGGGAAATCCTTGAGCAGCGCGCCCTTGGTCACATAGGGCACGCCCTGATTGTCGAATTTGTCGGACGACGTCAGGCTCTGATAATAGCTCTGGAACTGGAACACCCGGTCATTGTCCGGCAGCCAGTCGTCATAGCTGCTCTCATAGCGGACATAGAGCAGGATCATCAGGCAGGCGGCGATGCCGATCGCCAGGCCGAAGATGTTGATGAAGGCATAGACCTTGTTCTTGGCCAGGGCCCGCACGCCCACCGTCAGATAATTGCGCCACATTGCTGCGTCCTTCCCGTTCCCGTCCCGTCTTTCCTCACGCCGCCCGGCGGCGCTCCTGCAGGATGCGCCCGTCGAGCATGTTGACGATGCGCCCGGCATAGTCGGCATGGGCGGGCGAGTGAGTGACCATGACGATGTTCGAGCCTTCCGCGTTGAGCTGCTGGAGCATGCGCATCACTTCCTCGCCATGCTGGGTGTCGAGATTCCCGGTCGGCTCGTCTGCCAGGATGAGCTTGGGCTCGGCGACGAGCGCGCGGGCGACTGCCACGCGCTGCTGCTGGCCGCCGGACAGCTGGCTGGGGAAATGCTTGGCCCGATGAGCGATGCCGACCCGGTCCATCACAGCTTCCACGCGCGCTTTGCGCTCGGAGGGCGCCACCTTGTGATAGAGCAGCGCCAGTTCGATATTGTCGCGCACTGAGAGCTCGTCGACCAGATTGAAGCTCTGGAAGATGAAGCCGATATTCTCCTTGCGCACGACCGCCAGCTTCGTCTCGGACAGGCCGGCGACTTCCTGCCCGTCGAACAGGTAGGAGCCGCCTGTGGGGCTGTCGAGCATGCCGATCATGTTGAGCAGGGTGGACTTGCCACAGCCCGAGGGGCCCATGATTGCGACGAACTCGCCGGTCGCGATGTCGAGATCAATGGCATCGAGGGCCGTAGTCTGCACCGTGTCGGTGCGATAGACGCGGGAGAGTTCGCGCATGCGCAGCATCATGGATGTCCTTTCATTTCGCGAGGTCGAGGCGGCTCTTGTCGGTGAAGCCGGTATAGGGTGAGGTGATGACGCGCTCGCGGGGGCTGAGACCGTCGAGCACTTCGATATACTCGCTGTTGCGCCGGCCGAGCCGCACATTGCGTCGTTCCGCGCTGCGCCCGTTCGGCGCCACCACGAACACCCAGGCGCCCTGCGTGTCGTTGTAGAAGCCGCCGCTTGGCAGCAGCAGCGCGGGGGTGGGATCGCTGAGCGTCAGCCGCGCCTGCAGGCTCTGGCCGCGCTGGATCTGCTCCGGCTCGGCTCCGATGAACTGGAGGTCGACCTGGAACTGGCCGTTCTGCACCTGCGGATAGATCTTGGTTACGCGGGCCGTGTAATGTTTGCCGCCCCAGTCGATGGCGGCGCGCTGGCCCAGCGAGACGCGGCCGAGATAATATTCGTCAACGCCGGCCTGCAGCTTGTTGTGGCCGGGAGAATCGATCTGGCCGATGCGCTCGCCGCGCTGGAGCGACTGGCCGACCTGGATGTTGAAGCCGGAGAGCTGGCCATCCACCGGCGCGCGCAGGTTGAGCGCTTCCAGGTTCATATGGGCCAGTTGCAGGCTAGATTGCAGCGATTCCACGGATTCGCGCAGCTGGGCGAGCTGGCGGCCCTGCATCTGCGTGTTGGATTGCTGGGTGCGGCGCAGCACGGCGGCGCGCCGCACCTCGAAATCATATTGGTCCTGCGTGTCGGCGAACTGCCGCCGCGAGACGAAGCCCTGCTCGGCGAGCGGCGATTCCAGGTCGAGCTGGCGCTTGGCCTTCTCCATCGCGAGGCGAGATTCGAGCACGGCGCGCTCATCGGCGAGCTGGGTCTGGGAGAGCGCCAACTCCTGGCTGCGCATCGCATTGATCTGCTGCTCCACTTCCGCCTGGTCGCGCAGCGTGGAAAGCTGGAGATCGGCATTGGAGAGCACGGCGATGAGCTGCCCCTTGCCGACCACCGCGCCATCCTCGACCAGTATCCTGTCGACCCGCCCGCCCTCCAGGGAATCGATAAACACGGTGAGCAGCGGCGTCACCTTGGCGCGCAGCGGGATGAAATCGTCGAATGTGCCGCGCTTCACTTCCGAGATGGCGAGCTGGGCGCTCTGCACCGTCTGGCTCGCCCCGCTCGGCGCGAACCACCAGAAGCCGGCGCCCAGCAGCGCCAGCGCCACCGCGCCGCCGTTCAGCTTGAGCCGCGCGGGCAGGCGGCGGCTCTCCACCACCTGATCCATGCCGCTGCCGCTCGCCGGTCCCGCGGATGCGTCCTCCTTCCTGTCCGTCCTGATCCGCACGATGCTCATGCCACCGCTCGTCGCAAGCTTCATGCCATTCGCCGCGCGTGCCACAATGTCCCGCCCGATCACGAGAAACCGCCCCGCCCACTGTCCGTTTTCGGACGATGGTGTTCGAAATCGAACGCCAGCCGGATGACGGCGGCGGTCAGCACGATGCGGGTGCGCTCCTGCCCGATGTCAAGATCGAGCCCCAGCGGGCGATAGCCTCCTGCTCCCGGCACCCCAAGCAACAGCAGGGACAGCCCCGCCAGAACGGCGAGAATGCTGCTGCGTTTTTTGTCCATGAGAGCGTTCCTTTCGGCTCTTGGCATTGCGGTTGCCTCTCAGGGAGCATGAGCCGTGCCAGTTTCGGTTTTTCGCGAAAATCCATGAGACTGGGGAACTGGCACGCATTTTGATTGTCCGAAATCGCACAGTCACCTTATGGGAACGGACAGATGGAGCGCAGCCACGAATTCGATCTCTGCATCGTCGTCGACGATGACGAGGACATCCTCATGGCGGCGCGCATGCTGCTGCGGGGCCTGTTCGCCGAGGTCGTCACCGTCCGCACGCCGCAGGAGGCGATGCCCCTGCTCGCCCGCAAGCCCGAGGTGGTGCTGCTCGACGCCAATTTCGCGCGCGGCGCCACCGATGCCGCGGAGGGTCTCGCCTGGCTGGACCGGATGCTGCTTGCCGATCCCGATCTGGTGGTGGTGATGATCACGGCCCATGCCGGCGTGCAGATCGCCGTCGCCGCCATGAAGCGCGGCGCGACCGATTTCGTCTCCAAGCCCTGGGCGAACGAGCGGCTGCTCGCCACGGTACGCACCGCCGCCATGCTTCGCCGCTCCCGCTCGGCGGTCTCGACCGAGCGCGGCAAGGTGGCCACCGTCGCCAGCTCCGGCACCGGCGAGACCCCGCTGCTCGGCGACGCGCCCGCCATGGCCCGCGTCCACAGCCTGATCGCGCGCGCGGGGCCGACCGACGCCAATGTCCTCATACTGGGCGAGAATGGCACAGGCAAGGAACTGGTCGCCCGCGCCCTGCACCGCGCCTCGCTGCGCGCTGAGCGGGCGATGGTGACGGTGGATCTGGGCGCCATCTCCGAGGAACTGATCGATTCCGAGCTGTTCGGCCATTTGAAGGGCGCCTTCACCGATGCGCGCGCCGACCGCGTCGGCCGGATCGAGGCCGCGGACGGCGGCACGCTGTTCCTGGACGAGATCGGCAACTTGCCGCTGCATCTCCAGCCCAAGCTGCTGACCGCGCTCGAACAGCGCAAGGTGACGCCGGTGGGCGCCAACAAGCCGGTGCCGGTGGATATCCGCGTGATCGCCGCGACCAATATGAGCCGGGACCGTCTCACGGACGAGGGCCATTTCCGGCAGGACCTGCTGTTCCGCCTCAACACAGTAGAGATCGACCTGCCGCCGCTGCGCGAGCGGCGCGAGGACATCCCCCTGCTCGTCGCGCATTTCCTCGCCCTTTACGCGCGGCGCTACGACCGGCCGCCGCCCGAGCTGAGCGACGGGGCCCGTGCGGCGCTGATGGCGCATGACTGGCCCGGCAATGTCCGCGCGCTGCGTCATGCCGTCGAGCGCGCGGTGATCCTTTCGAATGGCGGCCCGCTCCAGCCCGACGATTTCCCGCTGAGCGCCAGCGCGCCCCGCGTGCCGGTGACCGCGCTTACCGCGGCGACGCCTGCCGAGGCCGGCGACCTCAATCTCGACCGGGCGGAAAAGCGCATGGTCGAGGAAGCGCTGCGCAAGCATGGCTACAATATCTCGCTGGCAGCGGCCGAACTGGGCCTGTCCCGCGCGGCGCTCTATCGGCGCATGGAAAAACATGGGCTCTGACCGCCGCTTCACATTCGCGCTGGCGGGCTGGATCGCGCTGCTCGGCGCCGCGCTGGCGGCCAGCGTGGGCGCTTTCATGCTGCCGGGGCTGGGCGCCGGGCGGATCGTCGCGCTGCTCGGCGTGGCCGGCGCCACGGCGGGCCTGTGGCTGCATGTCCGCCAGACCAATCGCACGGTCGCGCGCTTCGTCGAGGCCCTGCGCTTCGGCGACAGCGCGACCCGTTTCGGGCTCGAGCAGGGCGCGGGCTTTCGCGAGCTGGGCGAGGCGCTGGACGCCGCCATGACGCGCGCCCATGCCCGACAGGAGGCGATGGCGGGCGAGCTGCGCTTCCTGGAGGCGCTGGTCGACGACATGCCCATCGCGCTGCTCACCATCGACGC
Proteins encoded:
- a CDS encoding ABC transporter permease, which produces MWRNYLTVGVRALAKNKVYAFINIFGLAIGIAACLMILLYVRYESSYDDWLPDNDRVFQFQSYYQSLTSSDKFDNQGVPYVTKGALLKDFPQIEAATYVGGGVGITVLKDGQAYTPEDAQLVDSRFLDVVALPMLHGNDRALANPGSAILSEKQAIRFFGTTNAVGRTLTTIIMGVKADYRVTGVFKDLPKNTHMAFGMLLRADMPSLYAQGHNEAFLESWGWTAGWVYVKLKPGVDVATVNSQFDAWKKRNIPDSTTNGQRSNEGDGRTYALVNVRDVHLGKAQNSDMTPGNDRTSIVTFSVIAVLILAMACMNFTNLATARAGQRAREVALRKVLGATRKQLIMQFLGESILLTAIATLVALALAEIAVPWFAHFLDADIALHYFGHGGLLLPILALVLLVGAAGGLYPGLYLSRFQPARVLKANKSASEAEGSGRLRGILVVVQFAVSIGLMACTAIVYGQTLYARSADPGFKRDGLLQVNGIGATSLQGREEALIQQIRKVPGVTAAARTGIGVNTGNTSSTVVGVPGQPEPVQIGIYAIDADYFPTMQIRTVAGRIFDRNRPADDATEPAVPDPEAARAMGARGANIVLNESGVRRLGYTSPQDAVGKIIDYDRGDEGGIMKLTIIGVVTDSRFRSVRTPIEPIMFFVNTNNTNWLDVRYDGNPAEVRAGVERVWRSFAPDVPFKAEFSDAIMARTYQRIDARAQMFGMFALLAVVIGCLGLFGLAAFTAERRTKEIGIRKVLGAGTFDIVRLLVWQFTRPVVIANLIAWPIAWWAMRDWLNQFDARMPLGPTPFLLAGLLALLIAVVTIAAHAVRVARTNPIKALRYE
- a CDS encoding ABC transporter ATP-binding protein, giving the protein MLRMRELSRVYRTDTVQTTALDAIDLDIATGEFVAIMGPSGCGKSTLLNMIGMLDSPTGGSYLFDGQEVAGLSETKLAVVRKENIGFIFQSFNLVDELSVRDNIELALLYHKVAPSERKARVEAVMDRVGIAHRAKHFPSQLSGGQQQRVAVARALVAEPKLILADEPTGNLDTQHGEEVMRMLQQLNAEGSNIVMVTHSPAHADYAGRIVNMLDGRILQERRRAA
- a CDS encoding efflux RND transporter periplasmic adaptor subunit, coding for MKLATSGGMSIVRIRTDRKEDASAGPASGSGMDQVVESRRLPARLKLNGGAVALALLGAGFWWFAPSGASQTVQSAQLAISEVKRGTFDDFIPLRAKVTPLLTVFIDSLEGGRVDRILVEDGAVVGKGQLIAVLSNADLQLSTLRDQAEVEQQINAMRSQELALSQTQLADERAVLESRLAMEKAKRQLDLESPLAEQGFVSRRQFADTQDQYDFEVRRAAVLRRTQQSNTQMQGRQLAQLRESVESLQSSLQLAHMNLEALNLRAPVDGQLSGFNIQVGQSLQRGERIGQIDSPGHNKLQAGVDEYYLGRVSLGQRAAIDWGGKHYTARVTKIYPQVQNGQFQVDLQFIGAEPEQIQRGQSLQARLTLSDPTPALLLPSGGFYNDTQGAWVFVVAPNGRSAERRNVRLGRRNSEYIEVLDGLSPRERVITSPYTGFTDKSRLDLAK
- a CDS encoding sigma-54-dependent transcriptional regulator, whose protein sequence is MERSHEFDLCIVVDDDEDILMAARMLLRGLFAEVVTVRTPQEAMPLLARKPEVVLLDANFARGATDAAEGLAWLDRMLLADPDLVVVMITAHAGVQIAVAAMKRGATDFVSKPWANERLLATVRTAAMLRRSRSAVSTERGKVATVASSGTGETPLLGDAPAMARVHSLIARAGPTDANVLILGENGTGKELVARALHRASLRAERAMVTVDLGAISEELIDSELFGHLKGAFTDARADRVGRIEAADGGTLFLDEIGNLPLHLQPKLLTALEQRKVTPVGANKPVPVDIRVIAATNMSRDRLTDEGHFRQDLLFRLNTVEIDLPPLRERREDIPLLVAHFLALYARRYDRPPPELSDGARAALMAHDWPGNVRALRHAVERAVILSNGGPLQPDDFPLSASAPRVPVTALTAATPAEAGDLNLDRAEKRMVEEALRKHGYNISLAAAELGLSRAALYRRMEKHGL